In Akkermansia muciniphila, one DNA window encodes the following:
- a CDS encoding terminase large subunit domain-containing protein: MPHHPDNFRAVNLLAFQDAAFCVAFRICFFMWRRQGGKSYTIASKAIDRMIEKPWRNCFFVSASIATGKEIVEKEATIWHDALGALKACQDRLGKQLGGNVIDTGTKELLNVDDLAELMDKQAAQVRIYHTRTAYSRTKILAPNPDTARGWTGDVFGDEIGFWPDFKGVWDAVEPIISRNPEFLFWLFSTPPADDTHYTYDLLNPGLRTFEPNAAGNWYKTEQGYPVHRVDALDAELAGLPLYDPLSGKVVPYEEFRAHSLDRASVDRNYGLKFIQGGTAAIPLGWLNRAQNMGLGHCTGLDLAGEEVCA, translated from the coding sequence ATGCCCCATCATCCTGACAATTTCCGGGCAGTCAACCTGCTGGCCTTTCAGGACGCCGCGTTCTGCGTGGCTTTCCGCATCTGCTTTTTCATGTGGCGGCGGCAGGGCGGCAAGTCCTACACGATTGCCAGCAAGGCCATCGACCGCATGATTGAAAAGCCCTGGCGGAATTGCTTTTTTGTGAGCGCATCCATTGCGACCGGAAAGGAAATCGTGGAGAAGGAGGCAACCATCTGGCACGACGCCCTGGGCGCCCTGAAGGCTTGCCAGGACAGGCTGGGCAAGCAGCTGGGCGGCAACGTCATCGACACGGGCACCAAAGAACTCTTGAATGTGGATGATCTGGCGGAACTGATGGACAAGCAGGCGGCCCAGGTCAGGATTTACCACACGCGGACGGCGTACAGCCGCACGAAGATCCTCGCTCCCAATCCCGACACGGCCCGGGGCTGGACGGGTGACGTGTTCGGAGATGAAATCGGCTTCTGGCCGGACTTCAAAGGCGTATGGGACGCGGTGGAACCGATCATCTCACGCAACCCGGAATTCCTGTTCTGGCTGTTCAGCACGCCGCCCGCGGACGATACGCATTACACCTACGACCTGCTGAACCCGGGCCTGCGGACATTTGAACCGAACGCCGCCGGGAACTGGTACAAGACGGAACAGGGCTACCCGGTCCACCGTGTGGACGCTCTGGACGCCGAACTGGCCGGGCTGCCGCTCTATGATCCGCTGTCCGGCAAGGTGGTGCCCTACGAAGAATTCAGGGCGCACAGCCTGGACCGCGCGTCGGTGGATCGCAACTATGGCCTGAAGTTTATTCAGGGCGGCACGGCAGCCATCCCGCTGGGCTGGCTGAACCGGGCGCAAAACATGGGCCTGGGCCATTGCACGGGCCTGGACCTGGCCGGGGAGGAGGTGTGCGCATGA